The Aedes aegypti strain LVP_AGWG chromosome 3, AaegL5.0 Primary Assembly, whole genome shotgun sequence genome contains a region encoding:
- the LOC5578525 gene encoding protein aveugle produces the protein MVEETTPVAKTKTKTARPKAVCLWTVADSLKWLRRHCSEQFAKYSELFIKHEITGRALLRITDNSLYRMGIDDEKHREDILREIIKQRLKTDIMEIRDMELMNNVYENCY, from the exons ATGGTTGAGGAAACCACTCCCGTTGCAAAAACTAAG ACAAAAACAGCTCGGCCGAAAGCGGTTTGCCTTTGGACAGTGGCAGACTCCCTGAAATGGCTCCGGAGGCATTGCAGTGAACAATTTGCCAAATATAGTGAGCTGTTTATAAAG CACGAAATAACTGGCCGAGCATTGCTCAGAATCACGGACAATTCCCTATACCGGATGGGCATCGATGACGAGAAGCACCGGGAGGACATTTTGCGCGAAATAATTAAACAGCGACTGAAGACGGACATAATGGAAATCCGTGATATGGAACTGATGAACAACGTGTACGAAAACTGTTACTAG